The bacterium genome includes a window with the following:
- the larE gene encoding ATP-dependent sacrificial sulfur transferase LarE, with protein sequence MLDLGPDSAQFCVMTLKMERLREGLGGLENALVAYSGGVDSVFLLKTARDVLGKRVKAVTAISPSYPTYEREESRSLAREMDVEHVEIDTCELDRPEYRANRGDRCYFCKSELYETLAAKAKEWGFRWILNGVNVDDLGDYRPGLKAAEEWNVRSPLVEAGLTKPEIRELSRELGLRTWNKPALACLSSRFPPGTEVTEDRLRRIDRIETALVRMGFAGVRVRFHEPIARIEVGPEAFNRFLDPELRAEVDRLCRENGFLYSALDLAGYKTGSVNLPLFQIT encoded by the coding sequence ATGCTTGACTTGGGTCCTGATTCCGCACAGTTTTGCGTCATGACTCTGAAGATGGAGAGATTGAGGGAGGGGTTGGGAGGCCTCGAAAACGCGCTCGTAGCCTACTCAGGTGGCGTGGACTCGGTCTTCCTTCTCAAGACGGCCCGCGACGTCCTGGGAAAGCGCGTCAAAGCCGTCACCGCGATTTCACCCTCTTACCCGACCTACGAGCGGGAGGAGAGCCGGTCGCTTGCCCGCGAAATGGATGTCGAGCACGTCGAGATCGACACCTGTGAACTCGACCGGCCGGAGTACCGGGCGAACCGGGGCGACCGGTGTTATTTCTGCAAATCCGAACTCTACGAGACCCTGGCGGCCAAGGCCAAGGAGTGGGGATTCCGCTGGATCCTGAACGGGGTCAACGTCGACGACCTGGGAGATTACCGACCGGGTCTCAAGGCGGCCGAGGAATGGAATGTGAGGAGCCCCTTGGTGGAGGCGGGATTGACGAAACCTGAAATTCGCGAGCTCTCAAGGGAGCTCGGATTGAGGACCTGGAACAAACCGGCGCTCGCGTGTCTCTCGTCCCGGTTTCCTCCCGGGACCGAGGTGACGGAAGACAGGCTTCGCCGGATCGACCGAATCGAGACGGCCCTCGTGCGCATGGGGTTCGCGGGAGTCCGGGTTCGCTTTCACGAGCCGATCGCGCGGATCGAGGTCGGGCCGGAGGCCTTCAACCGTTTTCTCGATCCGGAACTGAGGGCGGAGGTCGACCGCCTCTGCCGCGAGAACGGATTTCTTTATTCCGCACTCGACCTCGCCGGTTACAAGACCGGCAGCGTGAATCTGCCGTTGTTCCAAATTACCTGA
- the ald gene encoding alanine dehydrogenase — MRIGIPREVKPFEDRVAMTPAGVRRLVEAGADVWIERGAGRNAGFSDAHYQAAGGILKASARSVWQADLVLKVKEPQPSEFRFFREGLILFTFLHLAAFPRLERELKKRKVRAIPYEMIRDESGSFPILAPMSDIAGCLAALIGSNYLRRDLGGKGTLLTAIGSGGTGHVTILGAGHVGRNALRVAHGLGATVTVFDKNREKLARLAEQYGERFQPMSDPGELPEILKRTDLLIGAVLVAGQAAPTIVTRKMVSLMEKGSVIVDVAIDQGGCIETIRPTTIKTPVFLKYGVLHYGVTNMPSMVPRTATEALARATLPHVIEICRSGSFPAF, encoded by the coding sequence GTGCGCATCGGAATCCCCCGCGAAGTAAAACCCTTCGAGGACCGCGTGGCGATGACCCCGGCGGGCGTCAGGCGTCTTGTGGAGGCGGGCGCGGACGTGTGGATCGAACGCGGCGCGGGACGGAACGCGGGTTTCTCGGACGCCCACTATCAGGCCGCGGGGGGAATCCTGAAAGCGTCGGCCAGGTCCGTGTGGCAGGCGGACCTGGTTCTGAAGGTCAAAGAACCCCAGCCCTCCGAGTTCCGTTTTTTCCGCGAAGGGCTGATCCTTTTCACCTTTCTCCATCTGGCGGCCTTTCCCAGGCTTGAGAGGGAACTCAAGAAGAGGAAGGTGAGGGCGATTCCCTACGAGATGATCCGGGACGAGTCAGGCTCCTTTCCCATTCTCGCCCCCATGAGCGACATCGCCGGATGCCTCGCCGCCCTGATCGGGTCGAACTATTTAAGGAGGGACCTGGGAGGCAAGGGGACCCTCCTCACCGCCATCGGATCGGGAGGGACCGGCCACGTGACGATCCTGGGGGCCGGACACGTCGGCAGGAACGCCCTTCGGGTCGCGCACGGCCTGGGGGCGACCGTGACCGTCTTCGACAAGAATAGGGAGAAGCTGGCCCGTCTCGCGGAGCAGTACGGGGAAAGGTTCCAGCCGATGAGCGATCCGGGGGAGCTTCCGGAGATCCTCAAGCGGACGGACCTCTTGATCGGTGCCGTCCTTGTGGCGGGTCAGGCGGCGCCGACGATCGTCACAAGGAAAATGGTGTCTCTGATGGAAAAGGGATCCGTGATCGTGGACGTGGCGATCGACCAGGGGGGCTGCATCGAGACGATCCGGCCGACGACGATCAAGACGCCGGTCTTCCTCAAGTACGGCGTCCTTCACTACGGTGTGACCAACATGCCGTCGATGG